The Borreliella mayonii genome has a segment encoding these proteins:
- the spoVG gene encoding DNA-binding protein SpoVG, with translation MDITDIRIKKVDSKNSGSKLLAYVAVTFDNCLVLHNIRVIKGQKGVFIAMPNRRTRVGEYKDIVHPISQDFRKALQTSIFKEYIRENPADLELELDF, from the coding sequence GTGGATATTACAGACATAAGGATTAAGAAAGTTGATAGTAAAAATTCTGGTTCTAAATTGTTAGCATATGTTGCAGTTACTTTTGATAATTGCTTGGTTCTTCACAATATTAGAGTTATCAAAGGGCAAAAGGGAGTATTTATTGCTATGCCTAACAGAAGAACTAGAGTAGGTGAATATAAAGACATTGTACATCCTATTAGTCAGGACTTTAGGAAAGCTTTGCAAACTTCTATTTTTAAAGAATATATAAGAGAAAATCCAGCTGATCTTGAGCTTGAATTAGATTTTTAA